The sequence tctctttgaattccgaatgtatttctgccatgaaaaagctcctcataaaaaaaaaataccagtctaacggttagacgcgatagaagtgaaaccttccgtaaaacaaattgagagagaatgagacgaaagcagcattaggagcgggataattataggttcattataatattgctctaaagttcatattttattttcttcattttattattattcatcctcaatgttttcaatttcaacaaatgatgcgAGTGGCTTTAATAGtggcattaataggcgcaggcgtagcggccataatcctagttgccatagcgctgaacagtcgcggcggcgccaaacagtttcaactattgtactgtgcaacaaaaactcatcatcaaaaaattgatttataaattcgagctcatagttctaagagcaagtactttcattcataaaacgagccgctcatatgctaattttctcgacaattcgaacatagtcaatattggaatatttcgcgtagaattatttgccaatattcaatttttgtcaagtcgagtgcccgcggctccgtaaatatgtttgcacccatatatgtatgtaaatatatgtttctaaatgctcgacaaccgcagctgcctgttcaaggttactgtacattaggccgggtcgatttgtgggaaggcaaaaaaatcgcccattgctctgtgaaaatcatattctagggatcagaataagaaattttgccgaaggaaccatacctctaaaacgatttctgatgtccccctatatgggtcgaactttttagtttcttttctataactcacattcattcatttacatatgttctgactaaataaatttcttaagagaaaaaatagataatattataaataaataaaaataaagaaaaaacatagccatttagctgattttttcatgtaaaggccaaaaatggtgatattttgaaattgggggacatcagaattcgttttagaggtatggttccttcggcaaagtttcttattttgatccctagaatacgattttcatagagcaatgagcgatttttaaatcgacccgccctactgtacatgcaatgatgtgcctatgaatgcgcgctggatttcttgagaaattttaccgtatgttttgctgtggcgaggcacatatgtacatacacacaacatatatacatatatccgcatatatacatacatatataaattcacaaatttaaatttgcttatgccatccttctgtgtgcctggtaatgaagcattttctatacatacatatatatacgtatatcttttttcttcttctttttggtgtcggtttttcgtttcatcgagtctcaaatcactcccaacgattctaaagaagttttcacttcaaaaatatctgccgttcggagtcggcttgaaactgtaggtccctccatttgtagaacaacatcaagacgcacaccacaaataggaggagaggtcggccaaacacccaaaaagggtgtacgcgcaaattatatattatatatatataaattttaattactctAATATTGTAGTTTATATCTCTAGTACCTCTATTTTCACCGACGAATATTAGATGGAATCTGGAGATCGTGCGAAGGTTTTCTCTAGAACAGCCAATATTTCAGACTTCTTTAAAGTGCCGAAAACTAGTtgttttttcaagcagaggtcttcgtgatcctgcaggcatgcaaaatgctgagGCATCGTTGTTGGATgggagacataaatattttttccgatagacaagctgcgatcaagaccCTGTGGTCGCCATGCTGTGAGAGCAACAACTCTGGTCAACtcaaggaggagatcaaacatCCCGAATGTGCAGGAAACACTTCTCTTATCTGGGTCCTagggcataggaacatagagggaaatgaaattgccgatgagcttgccaggaaaatGTCGACAGAACCGATTTCAGCTCTCCCTATCTCAGATATCGGCGTTCCCTTAAAGAAGATGAAGTTGTATCTTATCGCGTGATATCCCAAAAACACTTTGACTCCAGTACGACAAAAGCAGAACGCTCCAAACTCTGAGGATCCCAGCCATTCAATTTCAAAACTCACCGGTCACTAGGTGATCGAAACCTATGTggagaagcttggacttccttacaacccctattgcagaagctttgGAGATCCGGCAGAGAAAGAgattgttgaacactttctttgcaaacgTCCGGGTCTGGCGGCTAAGCACTTGGGGCTCCTAGTGTGCTTTTCGGGGATATCCTGAGGCAGTGCTCCAGCCTAGATCCGTTTTTCTCCTTCGCCACATCAACAGTATTGGATGGCCGTAGGTAGTTTCTCTTCCTTTATGTTTTGAAAGCTTTCTCAAGATATCTTTAGACAAAACCGCACTCTAGTACTACTTGTAGTGCACCCGTGGTACTCTTGCCTTCtaacttacctacctacctattgaTAATACGTGTcgctttcaatacttttcaaTGAACCTGTAGAGTATACTCTCAGTAAAACCTCCTGCATAGGCACATACGAGTAGATATGAAATTTGTCGGAATGCATTGAAgtaaaaacacgtttaaagaaTTGCTAATTAATTTGCAACTGAAGCAATAACTGTCTCAAActatattataatattgtattgtaacatatacaatttatttattttttttttttttgttttactgtatttttttttttttttgtatttgagaGACTATAAATAACACCCTAGCGTGCATGTAATTGTTAATGAATTCTATCATCTAATTCCGGTTTTTTTAACattgcaataaattttgttttctttcacttAGTTCTAATGACtctagcaataacaacaatgtgGACATTTACAATATTGCCACTGTAGTGGTTGATATAGTGTTGCTGATAGTCAAGTTCTGGATTGCTATAGTGCAATCGATCATCAAATCATTTGCGCCACACAAGATCGATGTCAAAGGTCAAACGGTATTGATCACCGGTACTGGACATGGTATTGGCAAGGAACTTGCTTTACAGTACAGTGCACTCGGCGCCAAACTTATTTGCTGGGATGTGAATGAGGAAGCCAACCAGCAGACAGTGAAGGAAATCAAGGCTTACGGTGGTGAAGCGCACGCCTACACGTAAGTGAGAAGGAGGCCTTATTTTGTGCTACATAAGCACAAAATTACATAactagaaatatattttatgtattgaatttttttatatttacttctcACAAAGGTGTAATGTTATCAAACGTGAGGAGATTAACGCACTGGCCGAGCAGAACAAGAAGGAGCATGGCTTTATCAACATTATTGTGAATAATGCAGGAATTATGCCATGCCATCCAATACTGGAACACACCGAGACGGAGATAAGGAATATGTTCGATATTAATGTGTTGGCGCACCTTTGGGTGAGTGAGCGATTACTATGAAGATTATATTataggaatttattttttagcctGAAGCTATAGGCATATGTTTAGCTAACTTGTAGCCACATTCTG comes from Anastrepha ludens isolate Willacy chromosome 3, idAnaLude1.1, whole genome shotgun sequence and encodes:
- the LOC128857004 gene encoding 17-beta-hydroxysteroid dehydrogenase 13; translation: MVEQTNTASSNDSSNNNNVDIYNIATVVVDIVLLIVKFWIAIVQSIIKSFAPHKIDVKGQTVLITGTGHGIGKELALQYSALGAKLICWDVNEEANQQTVKEIKAYGGEAHAYTCNVIKREEINALAEQNKKEHGFINIIVNNAGIMPCHPILEHTETEIRNMFDINVLAHLWIIQAFLPDMIARNEGQIVALSSCAGFFGLPNLVPYCSTKFAVRGLMEALSEELRQKYPQNKIKLTTIYPYMVDTGLCKRPHFRFPALFKLVKPKDAAAGIIRAQRTSVEHVSIPREFMYIEKFSRIVPRNAMRLVSDFLDAGVHSDK